The window AGTATTGGAGCACAGttgggagccatcctgcgtgTGGGGTAGGacaccagcactgagcagcaggTTTTCCTAAACAGCTGagccctcagctcctggggaaGATGAGCATTTCATCGGAGCACAAGCCCCTTGGGAAGCAGGTCACCGGCAGCCTGCATACGGTGAGTAAGGTATGTCCTCAAGGGCACAATTCCCTCATGCGGGATCAAAGCACCCCTGTTGGGCTACATTcgagtggggttttttcccccatatgcTAATCTGAAGACACCAGGCCTAGGCAAATATATCCCTTAGAAGAAGATTCTAGTTGAaaagctgtgcctgtgtgcacCTGTTGTGTTTCTGGAGGGCCAGGTCTCTCACAGGCATGCAAGATCTGACAACAGCAAATTACCAGAGGGGTTCTCCTTTGGCAAGAAATGGGATTCAATTAATACAACATTTAATTGGTCAGTTCCCTAAATAAAAGCCTGTtgtaggttttggggttttcaacAAGTCTTATGAGTCTCTAATGATGCCAAAGCTGCCCTGTGTTGTTGACATGCAGGTTCATCAGGTGGGAGCAGTAGTTTTTCTAGCTATAAGGGAAATTATTGGCAGTCTCAGACAAGCAGCGTGTTACTAGGTGGAAATCAGTGAtgagattatttctttttactctTCTCTGCTTTCAGACTATTGCTAACCAGTTTGTCTTCTTGGTTAAAGCTGAACAATCTCTTCTCCAGACCTCTCTGTATTAAGAAAACCCAAGCTTCCTATGTTGCACTTTTCAGATGTAAGTTGCAAAATGCTTCCCTATGGAAGTAACTGTTTTACAGATTAGTAAACTGGGGCACAAATAGATGGAATGACTCTCCTGAGTGTCATCTTGCTGGCTAATTACAGAACTGGGAATCAGCTGGTGCCAGTACTTCCAGTCCACTGGGAACCACTTTGATGCCAGGCTAAAACCATTAATCAAGATGCAAGAATATGAAGTTGGCCTACTGTATAAAGGAAtaaatgttttccatttgtATTAGTGACAAACAGCACGAAACATCTGACCTGCCATCTGAAAAAGGAGCAAAGGCTCAAAAGCCTGAGAGTCTCCTGTCAAATGGTCCCTGGTGGAGAGTGCTGTTGGTAGCTTTTGGACTAATAGCAAATCTCCTAGGGAGAGACTTGACTACAGAAACAGCTTTGGGCTGAGTTTTTCAGTAGGTGGAAATCACAAGATAGTCTCAGACAGAATAGTACTTGTCTTCTTGACCCAAGTGTAAATGATTGCTCTTGAAATTAAACTGCCCACACTAGTGCAAAGCAATATTCCAGCAGGGTCTTTGACCTGAATCTCCTCTTGCTTCCCTGGCTTGCTTAGGGTGTGAGAAAATTTCTGCTAAATCTGATAGTTTGCTCCTGTTTAAAGGAAAAGTCTCCATTGCACCAGGCTGTCTGTTCCTAGTCCCATCCTTTTGTCAGCTCTGTGCTTGTTAAATCCTCTATCAGCCAATCCAGCTCAGTAAGATgaaagagaagcagagctggCATGAGGTGAGCAAGAGAGTACACAGAGAGGTACAAGAACAGGACAgggagagggcacaggaggCCCCCCTTCTCTTGGTGTGTGCTGTGAGATCAGCTCACGTCATCCCGTGGGTCTGTAGCCATGTGATCCAGCTAAGCACTTAAGTACACACTTCACCTGAGGCATGTgaccagcagcactgaggcagTTCCTTTTGTGATCAGATCCAAGAAAGTGCAGGTGAACTGCTGAAAAATAGGGTTGTTTATTGAGTGACGCTTTCCCAATGGCAGGTGTGGCCCGGCCTGGCTTGTGACTTGCATTACAGTACTGctggcaggagaaaaagaattttctttctttctttctttctttctttctttctttctttctttctttctttctttctttctttctttctttctttctttctttctttctttctttctttctttctttctctctttctctctttctctctttctctctttctctctttctctctctccttccttccttccttcctctccttccttcctctccttcttccttccttctcttcctttccttccttccttccttccttccttccttccttccttccttccttccttccttccttccttccttcctttccttccttccttccttccttccttccttccttccttccttccttccttccttccttccttccttccttccttccttccttccttccttccctctctttctctccttttcttctcatctGCTGAGTACTACATAAAATGACTGAGTGCAAAGGGAAGCTAGTAAAATTTTTCATACTGAACATACAAGAAGGTCAATTTAAAAAGTCCAGCTTTCCAGGCATTCAGGCCTCCTTCAATTCACACAATGGTGTTAATACAGAGGGTTAAAAAATGCGAACAAACAcacaatctttacatttttccattttaagtcCATGTCAGTTgcatgaaatatttcctttactTCCTAACTAAAGTCATCATACATTTTTAGGTGCTTTGCTAAAGAGCTTCTGTCCTGCACCTCTGACCTGATGGATTTTTGTGTCTTACTTCAGAGTTTCCAGCTAAACCCCTAGATGAGCGGAAGCCAATTCCACCTATTTATAAAGTTTTAAAGGCTTTAGTTTCTCCTTTAAAGAGGAAGGAACAGTTCAGcttataaaaatgaaacagcacAGCTTTGGGCTCTATCTTTGTCCCTCTGCACATGGGGTGGGTGAGAGCTCATGTACTATTCTTGCTGTAGGTGGCCCACAGGGACAATGCTTGTGAGCTGCTTAGGAGATCAGTGTTGGATCCTGTAGTCACtcccagctttcctgggcagggtactccttttctctctttcccaccagaaaaatgacattttcctaCATCCCAAAGATGAGGTGAGGACTTAGCCATTTAGAAATGTCCAAGTCTTTGCTGCTCTGGTGGTGAGAGCTGTATAAGCATCCTGCATCTGCTTTTTCCAATAAATCAGGTGGAGGTTCCCATCTGATACCCACAAAATGGGAGCTCATATTGCTCTTCACACCATCATTCCATCTTCCAGCTGTAGTAATTACatatcctctgaacagagagagacatggTTCTCCCAGGATTTTAGAAGCTGTGGGAAACTTAGAGGAAAGAAttcaaacaattattatctctctttctgtaaccaTTGTTTATAGATATGATTCTCCAGAGTGTGCTATTCATAGTTCACCAATAGTGTGAGAGAAGATTCCTAAAGGCCAATCAGGTTTTAGGTCCACCACTGTTTCTATCAGAACTGtagatttctaaaaataaagtgtCTTCTCATGCCTTCTGATGATGGAGTCTCTGTATAGCCTTTGGCTGTCCCCAATAAAATCATCTATCTTTTCCTTGACACTTCCATGTTGATGACCTCAGACTGATAATGCACAtggctttttgtcttttttttttttcagttgtcaCCAATTGTGGAGTTAAATGTTGGCGGGGAGATGTACACGACAACACTGAGCACCTTGAAAAAACACCCTGGCTCCAAGCTGGCAGAGATGTTCACCGGCCAGCCCAAACTCAGGACTGACTCCGAAGGGAGGTTCTTCATCGACAGACCAGGCACCTACTTCAAATACATCTTGGAGTACCTGCGCAGTAACCAAGTCCCCACCCAGTGCATCCAGGATGTCTACAAGGAGGCATTGTTCTATGACATAGAGCCTTTGATCAAGCAGCTTGAGGACTCCCCGCAGATCTTTGGGGAGCTCGTGGCGAGGAGGCAGTTTCTGGCCCGCGTGCCCAACTACAGCGAGAACATCGAGCTGATGATCCGCATCGCGAGGGCGGAAGCGGTTGCGTCCCGACAGTCCAGCGTCATCGTATGCGTGGTCAGAACCGAGGAGGACGCAGCCAGGTGTCAGGATGCCTTGAACAGTTTGGACATGGATAAAAAATCCGTGGTGAAGTTTGGCCCCTGGAAGGCTGTGCCCAGCATTTCTGATCTGCTGGACTGCATTCAAATGGACGTTGAAGCCAAAGGGTACAAAATATCCTTTCAGCCCCATGTTGCTGAAAAAGGTTTTCGCTTCAAGTCGCATGACTTCTTCTACAAGTTCTTGTTCACCTGGTGGTAGCAAAGTGCCACCATTGATAGGGAACATCAGAAAGCAATCACTGGAACAAATTAACCCTGACTGTGGAGAATAAATCACAAGCTAtcagagggagaggaagaaatgcACAGGCCAACAAAAGGATCTCCTTTGGCTGTTTTCCATACCAAAGAACACTTAAGAGCCACTTTACTTGGGATTTAGGGGATAACTTTTTAGAGGTTTTAAAAGGCTccagaaaaaggaggaattttaCTCTTCAGTGTTGCTTACTATTCATTCAGTTCAAAGAGATGGATCTGTGAATTGAACCAACCTCACTCAACCCAAGGGAAATGAATAATCCCAAATATGCCTGGTGGACATGTAGAGTTGCTCTCTCAAATGGGAACAGGCCACATATGTGGAAATCCTGACTGAAACAATGATATTACCACATACTCAAATTAAATTTGGTTTCTAAATGGGAAGGCAAAAGCTAttcttctcctgcctttctACACTAGAATCTGGGTTAAAAGGAAGGATTCAGTGTCCTATGATCACTTCTTCTTTCTCCAGCAGACAGGCTACTCTCTAGTCAATATATTTATTaccattatttattatttgttctGAAGGAAAGACAGAGAACCTCAGCTACGGCCCCGGAtaaacaaaaggcaaaaatacCATCACTGATATGAGGAGCTTATAATCTTAGGACACACACTCCTCTTTCAGACCACACAATCTTAACCTTTTTCTTATGACACTCATTATTATGATGATGCTATTTCTAACTATATAAGCTCCTGGAAGAATTGGGAAAACCTGCCATGATTTGGTGGGAAGGAAGTGGTGCTGAAGCAACAGCCTGCAAATTCTCTTTTACTGAACACAAGTTGCATTGTacaaggcattaaaaaaaaaatcttagaatgtaaaagtttatttttatactgGAAATGGCTTGGGTTTAATCACTCTGAGAATCATAATGGCTGATTTGATAAAGACCATATTTCCTTTACTTCTTGAAGGATGGATTTCTTCCAGTCAAGGACAAtaaccatagaatcatagaatggtccCTGGGAtttcaaataaagaaattttaaaatttttttgaattATGCAGAAGTGCTTTATTTACTGACATTTCCCCCTCAAGATCCCTGAATTCTAAAGACCTGAAGTTTTGTTTTAGGATAACAGATTTGAGCCACTCCTAATTAAGCTGTTTCAGATGTGCTTATCCTAGCATGGACCTCCCCCCAGTGACAGCCGTGAGTCActccaggctgcagggcagttCTGCTCTAGGTGTGAAGGGACTCTGAGACCTTTTACATTCACAGCCTTGGTAAGAATGGACACAGTCAGTGTCTGAGAGGACAAAAAGGTTTCAGAGGGGCTCTTTTGATCCTAACCAAGTGGTTGGTGGTGCTCAACCTGGAAGAAGAGAGATTGAGGAGGCGTCCCAGTAGACAAAAGGCTACTTTAAAGAGATCTGTTACACTTTGTCCATACTAAGGGTGGGGAAACTGGCTTAAGTCACAACAACAGAGATGAAAATTAgatattaggagaaaaaaaaatctcagtataGAACAGTTAAAGCCTCATACCAATCAACCTCTACAGGACTGCTGCCATGAGAAACTTTAATTGGCACACACTCAAATTCTGTGTTCAGTTTGGGGCCCCTCACtccaagaaggacattgaggccCTGGAGTGTCctggagaagggcagtggagctggggaaagATCTGGAGCACAAttctgatgaggagcagctgacagagctgggggtgttcagcctggagaaaaggaggctcagggtgaCCTTATCGCTCTCTACAACTCCTGagaggagggtgcagccaggtgagagacaggtcaaggaaaatggcctcaagttcTGCCAGGAATACCATCAGGAaaaatttattcactgaaagGGTCATCAGatattggaacaggctgcccaaggaatTGGTcaagtcaccatccctggaagtgctgaaaaaatgtgtggatgtggcactcagggacagagtttagtggtgggcttggcagttCTGGATTAATGGCagaacttgatgatcttagacATTTTTTCTGACTTTAGTGATTCCACAATTCTGCTGGAAAgaatttttctaattattttcaattaattgttttaattaatcaTAAGCAGTATATTATTTATTAGCATTGTATTGGTCCTAAGTCACTTTTAGCCAGCATGTGGATAAGTTTCTTTACACAAACTGTTATTGTTAGAATTTGATTGGGAAAATCATTGAAACTTTAATCTTTGCTAAACTAGCCCTGATATGCTTTGGTGAACAAAACCTGCGAGAGAGAGAGATGTATTTCTGAACATGGacacaaaaaatgcagaatGTGTAGATTACAAGGGCATTTTGCAGAAACCAGAAGATAACAGAAACTCCTCAGTATGTGCTGCAAAACTCCCTACCTGGGAGAGAGATAGCGAAAATACTGAGAAATGGGGACTGGTTAACATGAGAAGCAAGAATAAATAACCAGTAGAGAACAGAATACTAATTAATGAAGATAATGATGTCATTTAGAACAAATGAATGAGCATTCATTTCTTTGTTAGctaaaaaaagtagaaaaaggtGTGAAAGTCAGCTTAAAATCAAATACTAGTGTTAGGAAATTTTATCCACAAAcatcagaggtttatgtccaaaaaggagacagaagagtccttttactttattcgaataaaggagaggccatggggccttcccctgggatctcttaaatttttggaggacgaagcctcctttttatcctaatttcctgGGCActtctcccttctctctttccccgTTGGCTGAGGTACTTTGGAGGTACAGACTTCCCAATacacctgataccaaagattccctctaatgtataaccctcccttttaatttttaattcttatggaatttagggggttttcttccccattgtttctttcatctttcaatgtctaatttcattcaTCAGCCACCtgaagtttatttgtaaaagcaaatatcttttcccATTCATCAATTAGTGGAAtctttcccattgtttcttttatctcccagtgctagttttatctaccagcagacccacagcttgttcgTAAAAACAGATCCGCCATTCCTCTCGCTAGTGAAACCTGGGCGTACTGTGTGGGCAAACAGCGCGGGACAGCCGCCCTGGGGCGGGTGGGTCAGGCTGCGGG is drawn from Zonotrichia leucophrys gambelii isolate GWCS_2022_RI chromosome 1, RI_Zleu_2.0, whole genome shotgun sequence and contains these coding sequences:
- the KCTD14 gene encoding BTB/POZ domain-containing protein KCTD14 — encoded protein: MSISSEHKPLGKQVTGSLHTLSPIVELNVGGEMYTTTLSTLKKHPGSKLAEMFTGQPKLRTDSEGRFFIDRPGTYFKYILEYLRSNQVPTQCIQDVYKEALFYDIEPLIKQLEDSPQIFGELVARRQFLARVPNYSENIELMIRIARAEAVASRQSSVIVCVVRTEEDAARCQDALNSLDMDKKSVVKFGPWKAVPSISDLLDCIQMDVEAKGYKISFQPHVAEKGFRFKSHDFFYKFLFTWW